TCGTGACCCTGACGCCGCCGCCGGCTGTCGGCTCCCAGCCGGTGATCGGTTCACGCGCCCGGATCTCGGCGCCGGCCGCCATGGCCATGGTCGCCTGCGCGACAATGGCGCGCTCGCTCATCACGAAGCCCGCGTCCGGCTGGTAGTTGCCGACGTGATCGGGCGCCAGGCGGTAGCCGGGGAAGCGGCGCATCAGCTCCTTGGCGTCGATCAGCTCATGGTCGAGATCGTGCTGGGCGCAAGCCGCGAGCGAGCCAGTCACCACCCGCCCGTCCGCGGCTCCGATATCGAGGCCACCGGTGACATAGAGCAGCTGTTCGCCGAACAGCTGTTCGGTCTCGCGCCAGAGCTGATAGGCGCGCCGCAGCAGCGGCACATAGGAGGGGTGTTCAAAATAGGCGAGCCGGATGATCCGGTTGATGCCGTGCGACGAGCCCATCGCGTGCGGGATGTCGAAGCGCTCCAGGCCGAGCACCCGCTGACCCCGGCGGGCGAGCTGCCAGTAGGCAGCCGAGCCCATGGCACCGACGCCGGCGACAATCACGTCATAGCTGGGCACGTCTGTGCTCCGGTCGTTTCTTCCCTGGCGCTCAGCTAATCACGTCTGGCGCCGGCGTCGAGCGCGGGTTGCGAAGGTCAGCCGCCCGCCGGACGAGGAGCCATCGACGATCGGTACCGCGCCAAGTGTTTAGTCCAGGGCCTGGCCGAAACTGCGCTGGATGTCGTGCTGGATCAGCTCATAGACGGCGACCGATTTTTCCGGCTGGCCATCCTTGGCCTGGGCCTGCATCTGCAGGCTCATCAGCGAAATGGTCATGGCAAAGTTGATCGTCATCATGGCGCTGAGCACGATCAGCAGGGTCCGGGTCGAAACCAGGCCGCGTGCCAGCCGGGCGAAGGCCGGGGGGACGGACGGCTGCGTCTCCACGGCCACCGTCTCGAAGATCGGCCGATAAGACCCGGGCACCATCTTGATCCGTGTTGGCGAACTGGCGCCGGGACCGCTGTAATAGAGGTCGAGCGCGCCGCGCAGCCGCATCGCGGCGACCCTGACCGTCGAATCGCGGTCCGGCTCGAAATTGGCCGGCCGGCCAAGCGCTTCGACCGCGATCGTATAGGCCTTGATCGAGCGATCGTCGCCAGCCAGCGTCTGCTCGACCACATAGGTCAGCATTTTGGCCAGCAACGACCCTTCGGGCACGAAGGATGATTGCAAAATGCGCCCCAGCTCGTCCTGCACGGCAGCAGGACTAGGCTGCGACAGAGATGATTGGGTCATCGCGGTCACCCTATACCCGGGAGGCCACGAGCGTCGTTGCTCCGGCCAGATTCATTCTTGGCTGCGCAACGCCAGTCCGCCCCGCGAAACACACGCGCAGGGGTGTCGGACCATCAGCGTCTTGATGGCGCCATACGCCGGCAAATTACGGCCAAAGCGCGGCGGTCCCGGCCGCGCGGCGCAAGCCTGCCCATCGTTTTGCCGTGCAAACGATTGCCGGCGAGCGATCGCCGGTCACAGTTATGTAACAGCCGCTTCAGCCGCCGGTCATGCTCATGTGGCGGGTCACCGACGGCCGCTTGGTGCGCCGGTCGATGATGAAGTCATGGCCCTTGGGCTTGCGCGCGATGGCCCGGTCGATCGCGGCGTAGATCAGGTCGTTGGCTTCGGAGGCGCGCAGCGGCGAACGCAGGTCGGCGGCGTCCTCCTGGCCGAGGCACATGAACAGGGTGCCGGTGCAGGTGACCCGGACCCGGTTGCAGCTCTCGCAGAAATTATGGGTCATCGGGGTGATGAAGCCGATGCGCCCGCCGGTCTCGTTCACCGTGACATAACGGGCCGGACCACCGGTGCGATGGTCGCTCTCGGCGAGGGTCCAGCGGTCCATCAGGCGGGCGCGGACCATCGACAGCGGCAGGTACTGGTCGAGGCGCGAAGGCTCGATATCGCCGAGCGGCATGACCTCGATGAACGAGATGTCCATGCCCTTGCCGTGGGCCCAGACGATCAGGTCCTCGATTTCCGCCTCGTTGACGCCCTTGAGCGCCACCGCATTGATC
This portion of the Phreatobacter stygius genome encodes:
- the moaA gene encoding GTP 3',8-cyclase MoaA, encoding MIDPFGRGIDYLRVSVTDRCDFRCVYCMAENMTFLPKKDLLTLEELDRLCSAFIDKGVKKLRLTGGEPLVRKDVMTLFRSLSRHLETGALDELTVTTNGSQLAKYSTELAALGVKRINVSLDTLNPTLFRTITRWGDLNDVLGGIDAALAAGIHVKINAVALKGVNEAEIEDLIVWAHGKGMDISFIEVMPLGDIEPSRLDQYLPLSMVRARLMDRWTLAESDHRTGGPARYVTVNETGGRIGFITPMTHNFCESCNRVRVTCTGTLFMCLGQEDAADLRSPLRASEANDLIYAAIDRAIARKPKGHDFIIDRRTKRPSVTRHMSMTGG